A stretch of Longimicrobium sp. DNA encodes these proteins:
- the lepB gene encoding signal peptidase I gives MSTSQTRAAARSKATAKDKPDAKKKNEALEWAKSIGAAIVLFLVIRTFLIQAYSIPSNSMEQTLLVGDYLMANNAVFGAHIPFTGWRVPGFRDPRHGEIVVFRPTYNHPEEDVVKRVIGIPGDTLQGRDGAVYRNGRKLDEPYVQRSGTPDAEIGFDGRVGVPPEVIPERYGYHNHLPALVSSVDKPGYHPTRDNWGPVVVPPNSYWVMGDNRDESLDSRFMGFIPRQVIRGKPLFIYFSVDPEKDSPFPHFLTAARWGRIGSAIHACCSR, from the coding sequence GTGTCGACCTCTCAGACCCGGGCCGCGGCGCGCTCCAAGGCCACCGCCAAGGACAAGCCGGACGCGAAGAAGAAGAACGAGGCGCTCGAGTGGGCCAAGTCCATCGGCGCCGCCATCGTGCTCTTCCTGGTCATCCGCACCTTCCTGATCCAGGCGTACTCCATCCCCTCCAACAGCATGGAGCAGACGCTGCTGGTGGGTGACTACCTGATGGCCAACAACGCCGTCTTCGGCGCGCACATTCCGTTCACCGGGTGGCGCGTTCCGGGCTTCCGCGACCCGCGCCACGGCGAGATCGTCGTCTTCCGCCCCACCTACAACCACCCCGAGGAAGACGTGGTCAAGCGGGTGATCGGCATCCCCGGCGACACCCTGCAGGGGCGCGACGGCGCGGTCTATCGCAACGGCAGGAAGCTCGACGAGCCGTACGTGCAGCGCTCCGGCACCCCCGACGCCGAGATCGGCTTCGATGGGCGCGTGGGCGTGCCGCCCGAGGTCATCCCCGAGCGCTACGGCTACCACAACCATCTCCCGGCGCTCGTCTCCTCCGTCGACAAGCCCGGCTATCACCCCACGCGCGACAACTGGGGCCCCGTCGTCGTCCCCCCGAACAGCTACTGGGTGATGGGCGACAACCGCGACGAGTCGCTGGACTCGCGCTTCATGGGCTTCATCCCGCGCCAGGTGATCCGCGGCAAGCCGCTGTTCATCTACTTCAGCGTCGACCCCGAGAAGGATTCGCCCTTCCCGCACTTCCTGACGGCGGCGCGGTGGGGCCGCATCGGCTCGGCGATCCACGCCTGCTGCTCGCGGTAG
- a CDS encoding cytochrome P450 yields MTGSGSAPRAGSGAALLLPEPPGPPTRGLPFAHLARFRRDPLAFLESVHRRYGDVARFRFGPRRLYLLAHPDLVRDVLVTQHRNFIKSKALQRARVVLGEGLLTSEGEHHLRQRRLAQPAFHRERIAALGETMVGYAARMAEGWISGREMEVTREMNRLTLAIAGKTLFGADVEAEADEIGGALTTALEAFKRLTNPLGPLLDRLPLPTTIRVKRAAARLDATIFRMIDERRRGGEDRGDLLSMLLAARDEEGDGGGMTDTQLRDEALTLFLAGHETTANALAWTWHLLALHPGAETRLHAELDSVLAGRDPSVEDLPRLPYTRAMLAESMRLYPPAWTIGREPLEAFEAGGYRIRAGSVVLVSPWITHRDPRWWAEPERFDPGRWTPEMEAERARFAYFPFGGGPRKCIGEGFAWTEGILVLATVARRWRLRHAPDAEVGRQPLITLRPTGLRMIAEPRQPSAASSSRSP; encoded by the coding sequence ATGACGGGGAGCGGGAGCGCGCCGCGCGCGGGATCCGGCGCCGCGCTCCTGCTTCCCGAGCCGCCGGGCCCGCCCACGCGCGGCCTCCCCTTCGCGCACCTCGCGCGCTTCCGCCGCGATCCCCTCGCCTTCCTCGAGAGCGTCCACCGCCGCTACGGTGACGTGGCGCGCTTCCGCTTCGGCCCGCGCCGGCTCTATCTCCTGGCGCACCCCGACCTGGTCCGCGACGTCCTGGTCACCCAGCACCGCAACTTCATCAAGAGCAAGGCGCTGCAGCGCGCCCGCGTGGTACTCGGCGAAGGGCTGCTGACCAGCGAGGGCGAGCATCACCTGCGGCAGCGGCGTCTGGCGCAGCCCGCCTTCCACCGCGAGCGCATCGCCGCGCTGGGCGAGACGATGGTGGGCTACGCCGCGCGGATGGCGGAGGGCTGGATCTCCGGACGGGAGATGGAGGTGACGCGGGAGATGAACCGGCTGACGCTGGCCATCGCCGGGAAGACGCTCTTCGGCGCGGACGTGGAGGCCGAGGCGGACGAGATCGGCGGCGCGCTGACCACGGCGCTGGAGGCGTTCAAGCGGTTGACCAATCCCCTCGGCCCCCTCCTCGACCGCCTGCCGCTCCCCACCACCATCCGGGTGAAGCGGGCCGCGGCGCGGCTCGACGCCACCATCTTCCGCATGATCGACGAGCGGCGCCGCGGCGGCGAGGACCGCGGCGACCTGCTGTCCATGCTCCTGGCCGCGCGCGACGAGGAGGGCGACGGCGGAGGGATGACGGACACGCAGCTCCGCGACGAGGCGCTGACCCTCTTCCTCGCCGGCCACGAAACCACGGCGAACGCGCTCGCCTGGACCTGGCACCTCCTCGCGCTCCATCCCGGCGCCGAGACGCGCCTCCACGCGGAGCTGGACAGCGTCCTCGCCGGCCGGGATCCGAGTGTGGAGGATCTGCCGCGGCTGCCGTACACGCGCGCCATGCTGGCCGAGTCGATGCGGCTCTACCCGCCCGCGTGGACCATCGGGCGCGAGCCGCTGGAGGCGTTCGAGGCAGGGGGATACCGCATCCGCGCGGGCTCGGTGGTGCTGGTGAGCCCGTGGATCACGCACCGCGACCCGCGCTGGTGGGCGGAGCCGGAGCGCTTCGATCCGGGGAGATGGACGCCGGAGATGGAGGCCGAGCGGGCGCGCTTCGCCTACTTCCCGTTCGGCGGCGGCCCGCGCAAGTGCATCGGCGAGGGGTTCGCGTGGACGGAGGGGATCCTGGTGCTGGCGACCGTCGCCCGGCGCTGGCGCCTGCGCCACGCGCCGGACGCGGAGGTCGGCCGCCAGCCGCTCATCACCCTCCGCCCCACGGGGCTGCGGATGATCGCGGAGCCGCGTCAGCCGTCCGCCGCTTCATCCTCCCGCTCGCCGTAG
- a CDS encoding PIN domain-containing protein, with protein MSRPRVYVETTIPSFYFDERQAPEIVAQRHWTRAWWDIAPARYELVTSVTVWGEIFRGPDHRQGDWIQFLRQIRLLPLVPRLRGIEDTYIAQKLMPAVRDGDALHLAFASYYACDYLVTWDYRHLANANKFQHVRRVNTKLGLAVPTIVTPRALMGGRDD; from the coding sequence ATGAGCAGACCTCGCGTCTATGTCGAGACCACAATCCCGAGCTTCTACTTCGATGAGCGGCAGGCGCCGGAAATCGTCGCGCAGCGCCATTGGACGCGAGCCTGGTGGGACATCGCGCCCGCTCGATACGAGCTCGTAACGAGCGTGACCGTGTGGGGAGAGATTTTCCGCGGGCCCGATCATCGTCAGGGTGATTGGATTCAGTTTCTTCGGCAAATCCGGCTCCTTCCCCTCGTACCGCGACTCAGGGGGATCGAAGACACCTACATCGCGCAGAAGCTCATGCCCGCTGTCCGCGACGGCGATGCGCTTCACCTCGCGTTCGCATCGTACTACGCATGCGACTACCTGGTTACGTGGGACTACCGACACCTCGCGAACGCGAACAAATTTCAACACGTCCGGCGTGTGAACACAAAGCTGGGCTTGGCAGTCCCGACGATCGTGACCCCGCGAGCGCTGATGGGAGGACGCGATGATTGA
- a CDS encoding VOC family protein has translation MIRARSIYATAALVCITSSASAQARCDPAQAIARVDHVPVAVRDLDAAARDFAAMGFSFKPGRPHPNSILNQHIKFRDGTEVELITATEPRDNLARYYIDFLREGEGGAFAAFDGAADSVLRAIHAIEPGARLEPGSYADGVGFPAGHPLRYLFFIRYRSRPIDLPEQVTHANTAARLRAVWLRTPDPRREQRMLERLGGCASRTVLPGGEAREVRLASTSVYLLPSRGRRMVAGVTLEVANLAAARQALHLPADAAMSGRDSRGEWLRVRPERAHGIWLELLQPADR, from the coding sequence ATTACCTCGTCCGCGTCGGCGCAGGCGCGCTGCGACCCGGCGCAGGCGATCGCGCGCGTCGATCACGTCCCCGTGGCGGTGCGCGACCTGGACGCGGCCGCGCGCGACTTCGCGGCGATGGGGTTCAGCTTCAAGCCGGGGCGGCCGCACCCCAACAGCATCCTCAACCAGCACATCAAGTTCCGCGACGGCACCGAGGTGGAGCTGATCACCGCCACCGAGCCGCGCGACAACCTGGCCCGCTACTATATCGACTTCCTGCGCGAGGGCGAGGGCGGCGCCTTCGCCGCGTTCGACGGCGCGGCGGACAGCGTCCTCCGCGCCATCCACGCGATCGAGCCCGGCGCGCGGCTGGAGCCCGGCTCGTACGCGGACGGCGTCGGCTTCCCGGCCGGCCATCCCCTGCGCTACCTCTTCTTCATCCGCTACCGCTCGCGCCCGATTGACCTCCCCGAGCAGGTGACGCACGCCAACACCGCCGCACGCCTACGCGCCGTCTGGCTGCGCACGCCCGATCCCCGGCGCGAGCAGCGGATGCTGGAGCGGCTCGGCGGGTGCGCGTCCCGCACCGTCCTGCCGGGCGGCGAAGCGCGCGAGGTGCGGCTGGCGAGCACGAGCGTCTACCTGCTCCCGTCGCGCGGGCGGCGTATGGTGGCGGGGGTGACGCTGGAGGTCGCGAACCTGGCTGCGGCGCGGCAGGCCCTCCATCTCCCCGCCGATGCGGCCATGAGCGGCCGCGATTCGCGCGGGGAATGGCTGCGCGTCCGGCCGGAGCGGGCGCACGGCATCTGGCTGGAGCTCCTCCAGCCTGCGGATCGATAA